A portion of the Bubalus kerabau isolate K-KA32 ecotype Philippines breed swamp buffalo chromosome 1, PCC_UOA_SB_1v2, whole genome shotgun sequence genome contains these proteins:
- the SUGP2 gene encoding SURP and G-patch domain-containing protein 2 isoform X1, producing the protein MTVRQGQAWVLRLEASRWKEYLAGQRNMAARRIAQETFDAVLQEKANRYMDPSGEAVGETLQFKAQDLLRTVPRARADMFDDIHSDSRYTLGASVTHPRDTGREGLRGDIFPGPSFRSSNPSVSEDSYFRKECGRDLEFSHPNSRDQVFGHRKLGHFRSQDWKFALHGSWEQDLAHSVSQESSWSQEYSFGPSALLGNFGSSRLIEKECLEKESHDYDGDRPGEADSVLRGSSQAQGRGRGLNLADQEGAVLGKGETQGLLTSKAGVGKLVMLRNVSTKKVPTMSRITPKTQGTNQIQKTTSSPDVTLATNPGTEEVQFPTRKVPLGLDLKDVRLPRRKMSFDIIDKSDVFSRFGIEIIKWAGFHTIKDDVKFSQLFQTLFELETETCAKMLASFKCSLKPEHRDFCFFTIKFLKHSALKTPRVDNEFLNMLLDKGAVKTKNCFFEIIKPFDKYIMRLQDRLLKSVTPLLMACNAYELSVKMKTLTNPLDLAIALETTNSLCRKSLALLGQTFSLASSFRQEKILEAVGLQDIAPSPAAFPNFEDSTLFGREYIDHLKAWLVSSGCPLQVKKAESEPTRDEEKAVPSTKPEIQAQAPSGLSDEVPQRADHKVVDIIDQLVARVIRGSLSPKERALLKEDPAYWFLSDDSSLEYKYYKLKLAEMQRMSQTLPGADQKPTAAECAVRAMLYARAVRSLKRRLLPGRRRGHLRAQGLRGWKVRRATTGTQTLLSSGTRLKHHGRQAPGSLQGKLPQPDRSDAAKDCPPELAGPSPRDPSPEASGPSPKPGGLDVSEAPQTSSPCLSIDVDTKTMETAEKLAKFVAQVGPEIEQFSIENSIDNPDLWFLHDQNSSAFKFYRKKVFELCPSICFTSSPLTLHASESADSQESPLEPMEGEGEFEDEPSQHEAELESPEVMPEEEEEEEEEDEEEDEEGGEEASPPGGASRPAEGSKSEGSEGSPPADGLLSEVAEDSPAGGPALSQASSGACFPRKRISSKSLKVGMIPAPKRLCLIQEPKVHEPVRIAYDRPRGRPVSKKKKPKDFDFAQQKLTDKNLGFQMLQKMGWKEGHGLGSCGKGIREPVSVGSASEGEGLGADGQEHKEDTFDVFRQRMMQMYRHRRASK; encoded by the exons ATCTTCTAAGGACAGTCCCAAGAGCCAGAGCAGATATGTTTGATGACATTCACAGTGACAGCAGGTACACTCTGGGTGCATCTGTAACTCATCCTCGAGACACTGGGAGAGAAGGCCTGAGAGGTGATATATTTCCAGGACCTTCCTTCAGGTCAAGCAACCCTTCTGTAAGTGAAGACAGCTACTTTCGCAAAGAATGTGGTCGGGATCTGGAATTTTCCCACCCTAACTCCCGAGACCAGGTCTTTGGCCACCGGAAACTGGGACATTTCCGTTCTCAGGACTGGAAATTTGCACTCCATGGCTCTTGGGAACAAGACCTTGCCCACTCAGTTTCTCAAGAATCCTCTTGGTCACAGGAGTATAGTTTTGGCCCTTCTGCATTACTGGGGAACTTTGGCTCCTCCAGGCTGATTGAGAAAGAGTGCTTGGAGAAAGAGAGTCATGATTATGACGGAGACCGTCCAGGGGAGGCAGACTCTGTgctcaggggcagcagccaagcCCAGGGCAGAGGCCGAGGCCTAAACCTTGCCGACCAGGAGGGTGCTGTCTTGGGAAAGGGGGAGACTCAAGGCCTGCTCACTTCTAAAGCAGGGGTTGGGAAACTTGTCATGCTGAGAAACGTGAGCACGAAAAAGGTACCCACTATGAGTCGTATCACTCCCAAAACTCAGGGCACTAACCAAATCCAGAAAACCACCTCAAGTCCTGACGTGACCCTGGCgaccaacccagggacagaagaggtCCAGTTCCCTACCCGGAAAGTCCCTCTGGGGCTTGATCTGAAGGATGTCCGGCTCCCCAGGAGAAAGATGAGCTTCGACATCATAGATAAGTCAGATGTCTTCTCAAGATTTGGGATAGAAATAATAAAGTGGGCAGGATTCCACACCATAAAAGATGATGTTAAATTTTCCCAACTTTTCCAGACTCTCTTTGAACTTGAAACAGAAACCTGTGCTAAAATGCTCGCCTCATTCAAATGTTCCTTAAAACCAGAGCACagagatttttgcttttttactaTCAAATTTTTAAAGCACTCCGCTTTGAAAACACCCAGAGTTGATAACGAGTTTTTAAACATGCTTTTAGACAAAGGTGCTGTGAAGACCAAAAATTGCTTTTTTGAAATCATAAAGCCCTTTGATAAATACATAATGAGACTACAAGACCGGCTGCTGAAGAGTGTCACGCCCCTGCTCATGGCCTGCAATGCCTACGAGCTGAGTGTGAAGATGAAGACCCTCACTAACCCCCTGGACTTGGCTATTGCCCTGGAGACCACCAATTCTCTCTGCCGGAAGTCTTTAGCTCTTCTGGGACAGACATTCTCCTTGGCCTCTTCCTTCCGGCAAGAGAAAATCCTGGAAGCCGTTGGCCTCCAAGATATAGCTCCATCTCCTGCCGCATTTCCAAACTTCGAGGACTCGACTCTGTTTGGGAGAGAGTACATCGATCACCTGAAGGCCTGGCTGGTCAGCAGTGGGTGTCCACTCcaggtgaagaaagctgaatccGAGCCAACCCGAGATGAGGAGAAAGCTGTTCCTTCTACAAAACCTGAAATTCAGGCCCAGGCACCGAGTGGTCTGAGTGATG aggTCCCCCAGCGAGCAGATCACAAGGTGGTGGACATCATTGACCAGCTGGTCGCACGTGTCATTCGAGGCAGCCTGTCTCCCAAAGAGAGAGCTCTTCTCAAGGAGGACCCTGCTTACTG GTTTTTGTCTGATGACAGTAGTCTGGAGTATAAATATTACAAGCTGAAGCTGGCAGAAATGCAGCGGATGAGCCAGACCTTGCCAGGAGCAGATCAGAAGCCAACAGCAGCAGAGTGTGCGGTCCGGGCTATGCTGTATGCCCGGGCGGTCCGGAGCCTCAAGAGGAGGCTCCTACCAGGGCGGCGGCGGGGGCATCTTCGAGCTCAAGGGCTCCGGGGCTGGAAAGTGAGGAGAGCCACCACCGGGACCCAGACCCTACTCTCCTCAGGCACCAGGCTGAAACACCATGGCCGGCAGGCTCCGGGCTCCCTGCAGGGCAAGTTGCCCCAGCCAGACAGAAGTGATGCTGCCAAGGACTGCCCCCCAGAGCTGGCCGGACCCTCACCTCGGGACCCCAGCCCTGAAGCCTCAGGCCCATCCCCCAAGCCAGGAGGCTTGGATGTCTCCGAAGCCCCTCAGACCTCTTCTCCCTGCCTGTCTATTGATG TTGATACGAAGACAATGGAAACTGCAGAGAAACTGGCCAAATTTGTTGCTCAGGtgggaccagagattgaacagtTCAGCATAGAAAACAGCATTGACAACCCTGACCTTTG GTTTCTACACGACCAAAATAGTTCAGCTTTCAAATTCTATCGAAAGAAGGTATTTGAACTGTGCCCATCGATCTGCTTTACGTCATCTCCACTTACCCTCCATGCCAGTGAGAGTGCCGATTCTCAGGAGAGCCCCCTGGAGCCCATGGAAGGGGAAGGAGAGTTTGAGGACGAGCCCTCTCAGCACGAGGCTGAGCTGGAGAGCCCAGAGGTGAtgcctgaggaggaggaggaggaggaggaagaggacgaAGAGGAGGATGAGGAAGGGGGTGAGGAGGCCTCCCCTCCTGGAGGGGCCTCCAGGCCGGCAGAAGGGTCCAAGTCTGAGGGCTCGGAGGGCAGCCCCCCAGCCGATGGCCTCCTGAGTGAGGTGGCCGAGGACAGCCCGGCTGGCGGGCCTGCCCTGTCCCAGGCCTCCTCAGGGGCCTGCTTCCCCCGGAAGAGGATCAGCAGCAAGTCACTGAAGGTCGGCATGATCCCAGCTCCCAAGAGGCTGTGTCTCATCCAGGAGCCCAAGG TTCACGAACCAGTTCGAATTGCCTATGACAGGCCTCGGGGTCGCCCCGTGTCCAAGAAGAAG aAACCCAAGGACTTTGATTTTGCCCAGCAGAAGCTGACCGACAAGAACCTGGGGTTCCAGATGCTACAGAAGATGGGCTGGAAGGAGGGCCACGGCCTGGGCTCCTGTGGGAAGGGCATCAGGGAGCCGGTCAGCGT GGGAAGCGCGTCAGAAGGGGAGGGGCTGGGTGCCGACGGGCAGGAGCACAAAGAAGACACGTTTGACGTGTTCCGTCAGAGGATGATGCAGATGTACAGACACAGACGGGCCAGCaaatag
- the SUGP2 gene encoding SURP and G-patch domain-containing protein 2 isoform X3, protein MAARRIAQETFDAVLQEKANRYMDPSGEAVGETLQFKAQDLLRTVPRARADMFDDIHSDSRYTLGASVTHPRDTGREGLRGDIFPGPSFRSSNPSVSEDSYFRKECGRDLEFSHPNSRDQVFGHRKLGHFRSQDWKFALHGSWEQDLAHSVSQESSWSQEYSFGPSALLGNFGSSRLIEKECLEKESHDYDGDRPGEADSVLRGSSQAQGRGRGLNLADQEGAVLGKGETQGLLTSKAGVGKLVMLRNVSTKKVPTMSRITPKTQGTNQIQKTTSSPDVTLATNPGTEEVQFPTRKVPLGLDLKDVRLPRRKMSFDIIDKSDVFSRFGIEIIKWAGFHTIKDDVKFSQLFQTLFELETETCAKMLASFKCSLKPEHRDFCFFTIKFLKHSALKTPRVDNEFLNMLLDKGAVKTKNCFFEIIKPFDKYIMRLQDRLLKSVTPLLMACNAYELSVKMKTLTNPLDLAIALETTNSLCRKSLALLGQTFSLASSFRQEKILEAVGLQDIAPSPAAFPNFEDSTLFGREYIDHLKAWLVSSGCPLQVKKAESEPTRDEEKAVPSTKPEIQAQAPSGLSDEVPQRADHKVVDIIDQLVARVIRGSLSPKERALLKEDPAYWFLSDDSSLEYKYYKLKLAEMQRMSQTLPGADQKPTAAECAVRAMLYARAVRSLKRRLLPGRRRGHLRAQGLRGWKVRRATTGTQTLLSSGTRLKHHGRQAPGSLQGKLPQPDRSDAAKDCPPELAGPSPRDPSPEASGPSPKPGGLDVSEAPQTSSPCLSIDVDTKTMETAEKLAKFVAQVGPEIEQFSIENSIDNPDLWFLHDQNSSAFKFYRKKVFELCPSICFTSSPLTLHASESADSQESPLEPMEGEGEFEDEPSQHEAELESPEVMPEEEEEEEEEDEEEDEEGGEEASPPGGASRPAEGSKSEGSEGSPPADGLLSEVAEDSPAGGPALSQASSGACFPRKRISSKSLKVGMIPAPKRLCLIQEPKVHEPVRIAYDRPRGRPVSKKKKPKDFDFAQQKLTDKNLGFQMLQKMGWKEGHGLGSCGKGIREPVSVGSASEGEGLGADGQEHKEDTFDVFRQRMMQMYRHRRASK, encoded by the exons ATCTTCTAAGGACAGTCCCAAGAGCCAGAGCAGATATGTTTGATGACATTCACAGTGACAGCAGGTACACTCTGGGTGCATCTGTAACTCATCCTCGAGACACTGGGAGAGAAGGCCTGAGAGGTGATATATTTCCAGGACCTTCCTTCAGGTCAAGCAACCCTTCTGTAAGTGAAGACAGCTACTTTCGCAAAGAATGTGGTCGGGATCTGGAATTTTCCCACCCTAACTCCCGAGACCAGGTCTTTGGCCACCGGAAACTGGGACATTTCCGTTCTCAGGACTGGAAATTTGCACTCCATGGCTCTTGGGAACAAGACCTTGCCCACTCAGTTTCTCAAGAATCCTCTTGGTCACAGGAGTATAGTTTTGGCCCTTCTGCATTACTGGGGAACTTTGGCTCCTCCAGGCTGATTGAGAAAGAGTGCTTGGAGAAAGAGAGTCATGATTATGACGGAGACCGTCCAGGGGAGGCAGACTCTGTgctcaggggcagcagccaagcCCAGGGCAGAGGCCGAGGCCTAAACCTTGCCGACCAGGAGGGTGCTGTCTTGGGAAAGGGGGAGACTCAAGGCCTGCTCACTTCTAAAGCAGGGGTTGGGAAACTTGTCATGCTGAGAAACGTGAGCACGAAAAAGGTACCCACTATGAGTCGTATCACTCCCAAAACTCAGGGCACTAACCAAATCCAGAAAACCACCTCAAGTCCTGACGTGACCCTGGCgaccaacccagggacagaagaggtCCAGTTCCCTACCCGGAAAGTCCCTCTGGGGCTTGATCTGAAGGATGTCCGGCTCCCCAGGAGAAAGATGAGCTTCGACATCATAGATAAGTCAGATGTCTTCTCAAGATTTGGGATAGAAATAATAAAGTGGGCAGGATTCCACACCATAAAAGATGATGTTAAATTTTCCCAACTTTTCCAGACTCTCTTTGAACTTGAAACAGAAACCTGTGCTAAAATGCTCGCCTCATTCAAATGTTCCTTAAAACCAGAGCACagagatttttgcttttttactaTCAAATTTTTAAAGCACTCCGCTTTGAAAACACCCAGAGTTGATAACGAGTTTTTAAACATGCTTTTAGACAAAGGTGCTGTGAAGACCAAAAATTGCTTTTTTGAAATCATAAAGCCCTTTGATAAATACATAATGAGACTACAAGACCGGCTGCTGAAGAGTGTCACGCCCCTGCTCATGGCCTGCAATGCCTACGAGCTGAGTGTGAAGATGAAGACCCTCACTAACCCCCTGGACTTGGCTATTGCCCTGGAGACCACCAATTCTCTCTGCCGGAAGTCTTTAGCTCTTCTGGGACAGACATTCTCCTTGGCCTCTTCCTTCCGGCAAGAGAAAATCCTGGAAGCCGTTGGCCTCCAAGATATAGCTCCATCTCCTGCCGCATTTCCAAACTTCGAGGACTCGACTCTGTTTGGGAGAGAGTACATCGATCACCTGAAGGCCTGGCTGGTCAGCAGTGGGTGTCCACTCcaggtgaagaaagctgaatccGAGCCAACCCGAGATGAGGAGAAAGCTGTTCCTTCTACAAAACCTGAAATTCAGGCCCAGGCACCGAGTGGTCTGAGTGATG aggTCCCCCAGCGAGCAGATCACAAGGTGGTGGACATCATTGACCAGCTGGTCGCACGTGTCATTCGAGGCAGCCTGTCTCCCAAAGAGAGAGCTCTTCTCAAGGAGGACCCTGCTTACTG GTTTTTGTCTGATGACAGTAGTCTGGAGTATAAATATTACAAGCTGAAGCTGGCAGAAATGCAGCGGATGAGCCAGACCTTGCCAGGAGCAGATCAGAAGCCAACAGCAGCAGAGTGTGCGGTCCGGGCTATGCTGTATGCCCGGGCGGTCCGGAGCCTCAAGAGGAGGCTCCTACCAGGGCGGCGGCGGGGGCATCTTCGAGCTCAAGGGCTCCGGGGCTGGAAAGTGAGGAGAGCCACCACCGGGACCCAGACCCTACTCTCCTCAGGCACCAGGCTGAAACACCATGGCCGGCAGGCTCCGGGCTCCCTGCAGGGCAAGTTGCCCCAGCCAGACAGAAGTGATGCTGCCAAGGACTGCCCCCCAGAGCTGGCCGGACCCTCACCTCGGGACCCCAGCCCTGAAGCCTCAGGCCCATCCCCCAAGCCAGGAGGCTTGGATGTCTCCGAAGCCCCTCAGACCTCTTCTCCCTGCCTGTCTATTGATG TTGATACGAAGACAATGGAAACTGCAGAGAAACTGGCCAAATTTGTTGCTCAGGtgggaccagagattgaacagtTCAGCATAGAAAACAGCATTGACAACCCTGACCTTTG GTTTCTACACGACCAAAATAGTTCAGCTTTCAAATTCTATCGAAAGAAGGTATTTGAACTGTGCCCATCGATCTGCTTTACGTCATCTCCACTTACCCTCCATGCCAGTGAGAGTGCCGATTCTCAGGAGAGCCCCCTGGAGCCCATGGAAGGGGAAGGAGAGTTTGAGGACGAGCCCTCTCAGCACGAGGCTGAGCTGGAGAGCCCAGAGGTGAtgcctgaggaggaggaggaggaggaggaagaggacgaAGAGGAGGATGAGGAAGGGGGTGAGGAGGCCTCCCCTCCTGGAGGGGCCTCCAGGCCGGCAGAAGGGTCCAAGTCTGAGGGCTCGGAGGGCAGCCCCCCAGCCGATGGCCTCCTGAGTGAGGTGGCCGAGGACAGCCCGGCTGGCGGGCCTGCCCTGTCCCAGGCCTCCTCAGGGGCCTGCTTCCCCCGGAAGAGGATCAGCAGCAAGTCACTGAAGGTCGGCATGATCCCAGCTCCCAAGAGGCTGTGTCTCATCCAGGAGCCCAAGG TTCACGAACCAGTTCGAATTGCCTATGACAGGCCTCGGGGTCGCCCCGTGTCCAAGAAGAAG aAACCCAAGGACTTTGATTTTGCCCAGCAGAAGCTGACCGACAAGAACCTGGGGTTCCAGATGCTACAGAAGATGGGCTGGAAGGAGGGCCACGGCCTGGGCTCCTGTGGGAAGGGCATCAGGGAGCCGGTCAGCGT GGGAAGCGCGTCAGAAGGGGAGGGGCTGGGTGCCGACGGGCAGGAGCACAAAGAAGACACGTTTGACGTGTTCCGTCAGAGGATGATGCAGATGTACAGACACAGACGGGCCAGCaaatag
- the SUGP2 gene encoding SURP and G-patch domain-containing protein 2 isoform X2 has translation MSPPRAVAAAGQRNMAARRIAQETFDAVLQEKANRYMDPSGEAVGETLQFKAQDLLRTVPRARADMFDDIHSDSRYTLGASVTHPRDTGREGLRGDIFPGPSFRSSNPSVSEDSYFRKECGRDLEFSHPNSRDQVFGHRKLGHFRSQDWKFALHGSWEQDLAHSVSQESSWSQEYSFGPSALLGNFGSSRLIEKECLEKESHDYDGDRPGEADSVLRGSSQAQGRGRGLNLADQEGAVLGKGETQGLLTSKAGVGKLVMLRNVSTKKVPTMSRITPKTQGTNQIQKTTSSPDVTLATNPGTEEVQFPTRKVPLGLDLKDVRLPRRKMSFDIIDKSDVFSRFGIEIIKWAGFHTIKDDVKFSQLFQTLFELETETCAKMLASFKCSLKPEHRDFCFFTIKFLKHSALKTPRVDNEFLNMLLDKGAVKTKNCFFEIIKPFDKYIMRLQDRLLKSVTPLLMACNAYELSVKMKTLTNPLDLAIALETTNSLCRKSLALLGQTFSLASSFRQEKILEAVGLQDIAPSPAAFPNFEDSTLFGREYIDHLKAWLVSSGCPLQVKKAESEPTRDEEKAVPSTKPEIQAQAPSGLSDEVPQRADHKVVDIIDQLVARVIRGSLSPKERALLKEDPAYWFLSDDSSLEYKYYKLKLAEMQRMSQTLPGADQKPTAAECAVRAMLYARAVRSLKRRLLPGRRRGHLRAQGLRGWKVRRATTGTQTLLSSGTRLKHHGRQAPGSLQGKLPQPDRSDAAKDCPPELAGPSPRDPSPEASGPSPKPGGLDVSEAPQTSSPCLSIDVDTKTMETAEKLAKFVAQVGPEIEQFSIENSIDNPDLWFLHDQNSSAFKFYRKKVFELCPSICFTSSPLTLHASESADSQESPLEPMEGEGEFEDEPSQHEAELESPEVMPEEEEEEEEEDEEEDEEGGEEASPPGGASRPAEGSKSEGSEGSPPADGLLSEVAEDSPAGGPALSQASSGACFPRKRISSKSLKVGMIPAPKRLCLIQEPKVHEPVRIAYDRPRGRPVSKKKKPKDFDFAQQKLTDKNLGFQMLQKMGWKEGHGLGSCGKGIREPVSVGSASEGEGLGADGQEHKEDTFDVFRQRMMQMYRHRRASK, from the exons ATCTTCTAAGGACAGTCCCAAGAGCCAGAGCAGATATGTTTGATGACATTCACAGTGACAGCAGGTACACTCTGGGTGCATCTGTAACTCATCCTCGAGACACTGGGAGAGAAGGCCTGAGAGGTGATATATTTCCAGGACCTTCCTTCAGGTCAAGCAACCCTTCTGTAAGTGAAGACAGCTACTTTCGCAAAGAATGTGGTCGGGATCTGGAATTTTCCCACCCTAACTCCCGAGACCAGGTCTTTGGCCACCGGAAACTGGGACATTTCCGTTCTCAGGACTGGAAATTTGCACTCCATGGCTCTTGGGAACAAGACCTTGCCCACTCAGTTTCTCAAGAATCCTCTTGGTCACAGGAGTATAGTTTTGGCCCTTCTGCATTACTGGGGAACTTTGGCTCCTCCAGGCTGATTGAGAAAGAGTGCTTGGAGAAAGAGAGTCATGATTATGACGGAGACCGTCCAGGGGAGGCAGACTCTGTgctcaggggcagcagccaagcCCAGGGCAGAGGCCGAGGCCTAAACCTTGCCGACCAGGAGGGTGCTGTCTTGGGAAAGGGGGAGACTCAAGGCCTGCTCACTTCTAAAGCAGGGGTTGGGAAACTTGTCATGCTGAGAAACGTGAGCACGAAAAAGGTACCCACTATGAGTCGTATCACTCCCAAAACTCAGGGCACTAACCAAATCCAGAAAACCACCTCAAGTCCTGACGTGACCCTGGCgaccaacccagggacagaagaggtCCAGTTCCCTACCCGGAAAGTCCCTCTGGGGCTTGATCTGAAGGATGTCCGGCTCCCCAGGAGAAAGATGAGCTTCGACATCATAGATAAGTCAGATGTCTTCTCAAGATTTGGGATAGAAATAATAAAGTGGGCAGGATTCCACACCATAAAAGATGATGTTAAATTTTCCCAACTTTTCCAGACTCTCTTTGAACTTGAAACAGAAACCTGTGCTAAAATGCTCGCCTCATTCAAATGTTCCTTAAAACCAGAGCACagagatttttgcttttttactaTCAAATTTTTAAAGCACTCCGCTTTGAAAACACCCAGAGTTGATAACGAGTTTTTAAACATGCTTTTAGACAAAGGTGCTGTGAAGACCAAAAATTGCTTTTTTGAAATCATAAAGCCCTTTGATAAATACATAATGAGACTACAAGACCGGCTGCTGAAGAGTGTCACGCCCCTGCTCATGGCCTGCAATGCCTACGAGCTGAGTGTGAAGATGAAGACCCTCACTAACCCCCTGGACTTGGCTATTGCCCTGGAGACCACCAATTCTCTCTGCCGGAAGTCTTTAGCTCTTCTGGGACAGACATTCTCCTTGGCCTCTTCCTTCCGGCAAGAGAAAATCCTGGAAGCCGTTGGCCTCCAAGATATAGCTCCATCTCCTGCCGCATTTCCAAACTTCGAGGACTCGACTCTGTTTGGGAGAGAGTACATCGATCACCTGAAGGCCTGGCTGGTCAGCAGTGGGTGTCCACTCcaggtgaagaaagctgaatccGAGCCAACCCGAGATGAGGAGAAAGCTGTTCCTTCTACAAAACCTGAAATTCAGGCCCAGGCACCGAGTGGTCTGAGTGATG aggTCCCCCAGCGAGCAGATCACAAGGTGGTGGACATCATTGACCAGCTGGTCGCACGTGTCATTCGAGGCAGCCTGTCTCCCAAAGAGAGAGCTCTTCTCAAGGAGGACCCTGCTTACTG GTTTTTGTCTGATGACAGTAGTCTGGAGTATAAATATTACAAGCTGAAGCTGGCAGAAATGCAGCGGATGAGCCAGACCTTGCCAGGAGCAGATCAGAAGCCAACAGCAGCAGAGTGTGCGGTCCGGGCTATGCTGTATGCCCGGGCGGTCCGGAGCCTCAAGAGGAGGCTCCTACCAGGGCGGCGGCGGGGGCATCTTCGAGCTCAAGGGCTCCGGGGCTGGAAAGTGAGGAGAGCCACCACCGGGACCCAGACCCTACTCTCCTCAGGCACCAGGCTGAAACACCATGGCCGGCAGGCTCCGGGCTCCCTGCAGGGCAAGTTGCCCCAGCCAGACAGAAGTGATGCTGCCAAGGACTGCCCCCCAGAGCTGGCCGGACCCTCACCTCGGGACCCCAGCCCTGAAGCCTCAGGCCCATCCCCCAAGCCAGGAGGCTTGGATGTCTCCGAAGCCCCTCAGACCTCTTCTCCCTGCCTGTCTATTGATG TTGATACGAAGACAATGGAAACTGCAGAGAAACTGGCCAAATTTGTTGCTCAGGtgggaccagagattgaacagtTCAGCATAGAAAACAGCATTGACAACCCTGACCTTTG GTTTCTACACGACCAAAATAGTTCAGCTTTCAAATTCTATCGAAAGAAGGTATTTGAACTGTGCCCATCGATCTGCTTTACGTCATCTCCACTTACCCTCCATGCCAGTGAGAGTGCCGATTCTCAGGAGAGCCCCCTGGAGCCCATGGAAGGGGAAGGAGAGTTTGAGGACGAGCCCTCTCAGCACGAGGCTGAGCTGGAGAGCCCAGAGGTGAtgcctgaggaggaggaggaggaggaggaagaggacgaAGAGGAGGATGAGGAAGGGGGTGAGGAGGCCTCCCCTCCTGGAGGGGCCTCCAGGCCGGCAGAAGGGTCCAAGTCTGAGGGCTCGGAGGGCAGCCCCCCAGCCGATGGCCTCCTGAGTGAGGTGGCCGAGGACAGCCCGGCTGGCGGGCCTGCCCTGTCCCAGGCCTCCTCAGGGGCCTGCTTCCCCCGGAAGAGGATCAGCAGCAAGTCACTGAAGGTCGGCATGATCCCAGCTCCCAAGAGGCTGTGTCTCATCCAGGAGCCCAAGG TTCACGAACCAGTTCGAATTGCCTATGACAGGCCTCGGGGTCGCCCCGTGTCCAAGAAGAAG aAACCCAAGGACTTTGATTTTGCCCAGCAGAAGCTGACCGACAAGAACCTGGGGTTCCAGATGCTACAGAAGATGGGCTGGAAGGAGGGCCACGGCCTGGGCTCCTGTGGGAAGGGCATCAGGGAGCCGGTCAGCGT GGGAAGCGCGTCAGAAGGGGAGGGGCTGGGTGCCGACGGGCAGGAGCACAAAGAAGACACGTTTGACGTGTTCCGTCAGAGGATGATGCAGATGTACAGACACAGACGGGCCAGCaaatag